In the genome of Desulfuromonas sp. DDH964, one region contains:
- a CDS encoding multicopper oxidase domain-containing protein translates to MFLHVEKALATILLLATLLSPVWARAATVEYDLTIAENEVNYSGRPAQAMTVNGGIPGPVLEFTEGDLARIRVHNAMSIETSVHWHGVLVPPEMDGVPLVSFPPIAPGSTFTYEFPIRQSGTYWYHSHTSLQEQSGVYGAIKILPRSEDHTADLDRVVMLSDWTDVEPHEVLRTLKRGSDWMALEKGSAQSIFGAMKLGMLGDYFARELQRMPAMDIADISYDRFLANGQPELTMADAGGKTLRLRIVNGGAGTNFYLEYSGGPMTIISADGQPVEPVEETRFLIAIAETYDVLVRVPADGAFELRATAQDGSGYASIWLGAGERYAAPDIPKPNLYQGMGSASLRQVFVLTPAGTMGMSDNEVRGGKFDTPGMAGMSMEMEGMDHGSGMAPMVMPGMDHSSQEMRAGSMSKEVPQAELESLFDEPQTAVTSLAKGRGTEHAGHMLPAMQNAPTGEIAAGHSGKRFGSNFRPLAADVSSAGPLAVDGMSAARPWPPYEKLRAPRSTSLPAGKPVREIRLTLDGDMERYVWFLNNKPLSESDAIRIREGEVVRFIMINRTMMHHPMHLHGHFFRVLNGQGDHAPLKHTVDVAPMSTTVIEFDANEVGDWFFHCHLLYHMKSGMARVVSYENFTLNPQLAAIRPKLYQDSSYAWGQAEILSNMSEGFVTTANTRNNLSAEWEIGWGQVDETEWEALLTWDRYINRFFTVFAGADIGNAIEEDRAVAGLRYLLPFMLETSAFVGSDGEARVTVARMFELMPRLSLDGLVQYDTDSYWEYIGGISYTLTKDFSLRAQWHSDYRWGAGLQVRF, encoded by the coding sequence ATGTTTCTTCACGTAGAAAAAGCTCTCGCGACGATTTTACTGTTAGCCACGCTACTGAGCCCCGTATGGGCGAGAGCTGCAACCGTCGAATATGACCTCACTATTGCCGAAAATGAAGTCAACTACAGCGGCCGCCCCGCACAGGCGATGACCGTTAACGGCGGCATCCCCGGTCCGGTGTTGGAGTTTACCGAAGGGGATCTGGCGCGTATCCGGGTGCATAACGCCATGTCGATCGAGACTTCAGTGCACTGGCACGGAGTTCTGGTGCCGCCGGAGATGGACGGGGTGCCGTTGGTCAGTTTCCCGCCGATTGCCCCCGGATCAACTTTTACTTACGAATTTCCCATCCGTCAGAGCGGCACCTACTGGTACCATTCGCATACCAGTCTGCAGGAACAGAGCGGGGTTTACGGTGCCATCAAGATTCTGCCGCGATCAGAAGACCATACCGCTGATCTCGATCGGGTGGTGATGCTGTCGGACTGGACCGATGTCGAACCGCACGAGGTGCTGCGCACCCTGAAACGGGGGAGCGACTGGATGGCGCTCGAAAAGGGGAGCGCCCAGAGCATTTTTGGAGCGATGAAACTGGGCATGCTGGGCGACTATTTCGCCCGGGAACTGCAGCGGATGCCGGCCATGGACATCGCGGACATCTCCTACGACCGCTTTCTGGCCAATGGACAACCGGAACTGACCATGGCCGATGCGGGTGGTAAAACGCTCCGCCTGCGGATCGTCAACGGCGGTGCCGGAACCAACTTTTATCTGGAATACAGCGGCGGACCGATGACCATCATCTCCGCCGACGGGCAGCCGGTTGAACCCGTTGAGGAAACCCGCTTTTTGATTGCTATCGCTGAAACCTACGATGTGCTGGTCAGGGTTCCGGCAGACGGCGCCTTTGAACTGCGCGCCACCGCCCAGGACGGCTCCGGCTACGCCTCGATTTGGCTCGGCGCCGGAGAGCGTTACGCCGCGCCGGATATCCCGAAGCCGAACCTCTACCAGGGGATGGGGAGCGCCAGCCTTCGGCAGGTCTTCGTCCTGACGCCAGCCGGGACCATGGGGATGAGCGACAACGAGGTCAGGGGCGGCAAATTCGATACCCCGGGCATGGCAGGGATGTCGATGGAGATGGAGGGGATGGACCATGGTTCCGGCATGGCGCCAATGGTCATGCCCGGGATGGATCACAGCAGTCAAGAGATGAGGGCAGGCAGTATGTCTAAAGAGGTTCCTCAAGCGGAGCTGGAGTCCCTGTTTGACGAGCCGCAAACGGCTGTGACATCACTGGCAAAAGGGCGCGGGACGGAGCATGCAGGGCATATGCTGCCGGCCATGCAGAACGCACCGACAGGGGAAATTGCGGCTGGCCATAGCGGCAAACGCTTTGGCTCAAACTTTCGCCCCCTGGCTGCCGATGTTTCCTCTGCGGGACCGCTGGCAGTCGACGGCATGAGCGCCGCGCGCCCCTGGCCCCCTTATGAAAAGCTCCGCGCGCCCCGCTCCACCTCCCTGCCGGCCGGCAAGCCGGTTCGCGAAATCCGTCTGACCCTCGACGGCGATATGGAGCGCTACGTCTGGTTCCTCAACAACAAGCCTCTTTCGGAGAGCGATGCCATCCGCATCCGGGAAGGTGAGGTGGTGCGCTTCATCATGATCAACCGCACCATGATGCACCACCCGATGCACCTACACGGCCACTTCTTCCGGGTCCTCAACGGCCAGGGGGATCACGCCCCCCTCAAGCACACCGTCGATGTCGCCCCCATGTCAACCACGGTCATCGAGTTCGACGCCAACGAGGTCGGCGACTGGTTCTTCCACTGCCATCTTCTCTACCATATGAAGAGCGGCATGGCCCGGGTGGTCAGCTATGAAAATTTCACCTTGAATCCCCAGTTGGCGGCAATCAGGCCGAAGCTCTACCAGGATTCCTCGTACGCCTGGGGCCAGGCGGAGATTCTCAGCAACATGAGCGAAGGGTTCGTCACAACCGCGAACACCCGCAACAATCTGAGTGCCGAGTGGGAAATCGGCTGGGGGCAGGTCGATGAGACCGAATGGGAGGCGTTGCTGACCTGGGATCGCTACATCAATCGGTTTTTCACTGTCTTTGCCGGTGCCGATATCGGTAACGCCATTGAAGAGGACCGGGCGGTAGCCGGCCTGCGCTACCTGTTGCCGTTCATGCTGGAAACCAGCGCCTTTGTCGGCAGCGACGGCGAGGCCCGGGTGACCGTTGCCAGAATGTTCGAGCTCATGCCGCGCCTGTCCCTGGACGGACTGGTGCAATACGATACCGACAGCTACTGGGAGTACATTGGGGGGATCTCCTACACACTCACAAAGGATTTTTCTTTGCGGGCGCAGTGGCACTCAGATTATCGCTGGGGGGCAGGCTTACAGGTCCGCTTCTGA